The Gammaproteobacteria bacterium genome has a segment encoding these proteins:
- a CDS encoding tyrosine-type recombinase/integrase produces the protein MKRPSRLSTTFVNKISRPGRYGDGRGGFGLSLLVKPRSTGGLSKTWSQRMIVSGRALNIGLGAYPIVTLAEARERALNNRRAVANGHDPRQKPRFVPTFADALEETIRIQAQAWKPGGKSELQWRSSMGTYALPQLGKRPVDSIEPRDVMNVLLPIWSTKPESARRIRQRIGAVMKWAVAQGYRSDNPAGDALGAALPKISNAQTHYRALPYRQVAPALRKAWAAGAYPAKVLCLEFLTLCAVRNSEARLALWDEIDEENATWTIPAGRMKANREHRVPLSSRALEVLAEARALRDDTGYVFPSSRGRPMGENTLARFCRELNLGCVPHGMRSSFRDWSAECSDAPREVCEIALAHVNSDRVERAYRRTDLFERRRTLMEEWAQYLNGSGGADS, from the coding sequence ATGAAACGGCCGAGTCGACTATCGACAACGTTCGTGAACAAAATCAGCCGGCCGGGCCGCTACGGTGACGGTCGTGGCGGCTTCGGGCTGAGCCTTCTCGTAAAGCCGAGGAGCACCGGCGGACTGTCCAAGACCTGGTCGCAACGAATGATCGTGTCGGGCAGGGCGCTCAATATCGGGCTGGGCGCGTATCCCATCGTGACGCTGGCGGAGGCTCGCGAGCGGGCGCTGAACAACCGCCGCGCCGTCGCGAACGGCCACGATCCGCGCCAGAAGCCGCGCTTCGTTCCCACGTTCGCGGATGCGCTGGAAGAAACGATCCGGATTCAGGCCCAGGCGTGGAAGCCGGGGGGCAAGAGCGAACTGCAGTGGCGTTCGAGCATGGGCACTTACGCGCTGCCGCAACTGGGCAAGCGGCCGGTCGATTCGATCGAGCCGCGCGACGTGATGAACGTGCTGCTGCCCATCTGGAGCACCAAGCCGGAATCGGCGCGGCGCATTCGCCAGCGCATCGGTGCGGTCATGAAGTGGGCGGTCGCGCAGGGCTACCGCAGCGACAATCCGGCGGGCGATGCGCTGGGGGCGGCGCTGCCGAAGATCTCGAACGCCCAGACGCACTACCGCGCGCTGCCTTACCGCCAGGTTGCCCCCGCGTTGCGCAAGGCCTGGGCCGCGGGCGCCTACCCGGCGAAGGTACTTTGCCTCGAGTTTCTTACCCTTTGCGCGGTGCGCAACAGCGAAGCCCGCCTGGCGCTGTGGGACGAGATCGACGAGGAGAACGCCACCTGGACGATACCGGCCGGGCGGATGAAGGCCAACCGCGAGCATCGCGTGCCGCTGTCGAGCCGGGCGCTGGAGGTGCTGGCCGAGGCGCGGGCGCTGCGGGACGACACGGGCTACGTGTTTCCGTCGTCACGGGGCCGGCCCATGGGCGAAAACACGCTGGCGAGGTTCTGCCGCGAGCTGAACCTGGGCTGCGTTCCGCACGGGATGCGCAGCAGTTTCCGGGACTGGTCCGCCGAGTGCTCGGACGCGCCGCGCGAGGTTTGCGAAATCGCGCTGGCGCACGTGAACTCGGATCGCGTGGAGCGGGCCTACCGGCGCACCGATCTGTTCGAGCGCAGGCGGACGCTGATGGAGGAGTGGGCGCAGTACCTGAACGGCTCGGGTGGCGCTGACTCCTAG